The following are from one region of the Gossypium hirsutum isolate 1008001.06 chromosome D03, Gossypium_hirsutum_v2.1, whole genome shotgun sequence genome:
- the LOC107927160 gene encoding uncharacterized protein At5g39865, whose amino-acid sequence MWRPWGSSKKSPVRRIHDMSSPFSCSSFKDILHLCAEDYSPSSSSLPLSSAAKRTANVFHRVRIANSILRAWGETRPESNRKLLDSVSDRSVSVSIRDADKRIVVYYTSLRVVRSTFEDCKAVRSILRGFRVSIDERDLSMDSRFLDELKGILGKSKLSLPRVFIGGRYLGGAEEIKQLHETGELKKLMEGLSAAEPATCGVCGGYRFVLCDECNGSRKIYTEKSGFKICTDCNENGLIRCPSCSYAPL is encoded by the coding sequence ATGTGGCGGCCGTGGGGTAGCAGCAAAAAATCACCGGTGCGGCGGATTCACGACATGTCATCTCCTTTCTCCTGCTCGTCTTTCAAAGATATCCTACACCTTTGCGCTGAGGATtattctccttcttcttcttctcttcccctCTCTTCGGCAGCCAAAAGAACCGCCAATGTCTTCCACCGTGTCCGGATCGCCAACTCTATACTCCGCGCCTGGGGCGAAACTCGGCCCGAATCCAACAGGAAGTTACTGGATTCGGTTTCGGATCGATCCGTTTCCGTTTCGATCCGGGACGCCGATAAGCGCATTGTGGTCTACTACACCAGCCTGCGCGTGGTCCGGTCGACCTTCGAGGACTGCAAAGCCGTACGATCGATCCTCCGGGGGTTCCGTGTCTCGATTGACGAGCGAGATCTGTCGATGGACTCACGGTTCTTGGACGAGTTGAAGGGGATCTTGGGGAAAAGCAAGTTGTCCTTGCCGCGGGTGTTCATCGGAGGAAGGTATTTGGGCGGGGCGGAGGAAATCAAGCAGCTACACGAGACCGGCGAACTCAAGAAGTTAATGGAAGGACTGTCGGCGGCCGAACCCGCTACCTGCGGCGTCTGCGGCGGTTACAGGTTCGTGTTGTGCGACGAGTGTAACGGTAGCCGTAAAATTTACACTGAAAAATCTGGGTTCAAGATTTGTACGGACTGTAACGAAAATGGTCTCATCAGGTGCCCTTCTTGCTCTTATGCTCccctctaa
- the LOC107927102 gene encoding LRR repeats and ubiquitin-like domain-containing protein At2g30105 isoform X2 yields the protein MSKDDGESSADINITVKFSGRSIPISIPKDSTIKQLKSHLQPLTNVLPRGQKLIFKGKLLVDAMTLKESEVMNGAKLMLMASQGLHQGGGPILKEAQTRPISRGKETEYKRPDARTEIVMEKDRLQRWKTTGVIALADCNLKAIPNEVWDCGSSARVLDVNNNSIQDVPNKISCLNSIQKLFLDGNGISDEAIRWEGLASLKYLTVLSFTRNQLMNLPSALGSLTSLRQLHVANNKLTSLPNEIGMLTRLEVLKANNNRITTVPECIGECSSLIEVDLSANLLSELPDTLGNLHNLKALHLSNNGLKSLPCTLFKHCLQLATLDLHNTEITMDVLRQFEGWEEFDERRRSKHQKQLDFRVVSSAQFDEGADKN from the exons atgaGCAAAGACGATGGTGAAAGCAGCGCAGATATCAACATAACTGTGAAGTTCAGCGGAAGATCCATACCAATTTCCATACCTAAGGATTCAACCATCAAACAACTCAAATCCCATCTCCAGCCTCTCACCAATGTTCTTCCTCGCGGCCAAAAGCTTATTTTCAAAg GGAAGCTTTTGGTGGATGCAATGACGTTGAAGGAATCAGAGGTCATGAATGGAGCCAAGCTCATGCTTATGGCTTCCCAGGGTTTACACCAAGGG GGTGGTCCTATTCTAAAAGAAGCTCAAACTCGGCCTATTTCAAGGGGGAAAGAAACTGAGTATAAAAGACCTGATGCGAGGACTGAAATTGTCATGGAAAAAGACCGTTTGCAACGATGGAAAACTACCGGAGTTATTGCATTAGCAGACTGTAATTTGAAG GCCATACCCAATGAAGTATGGGATTGCGGATCTTCTGCAAGAGTCCTAGATGTCAATAACAACAGCATCCAAGATGTACCAAACAAAATCAGCTGTTTGAATTCCATTCAG AAACTGTTCCTCGATGGTAATGGCATTTCGGATGAAGCCATTCGATGGGAAGGATTGGCATCTTTGAAGTATTTAACAGTTCTATCCTTCACTCGGAACCA GTTGATGAATTTACCTTCTGCACTTGGTTCTCTGACTTCTCTAAGGCAACTCCATGTCGCCAACAATAAGTTGACTAGCCTTCCAAATGAAATAGGCATGCTAACTCGGCTTGAAGTTTTGAAGGCCAATAATAATAG GATAACCACTGTTCCAGAATGCATTGGAGAATGTAGTTCTCTTATTGAG GTCGATCTTTCAGCGAATCTTCTGTCAGAGCTTCCGGACACATTGGGCAATTTGCACAATTTAAAG GCTTTGCATCTCAGTAATAATGGCCTGAAGTCCCTGCCTTGTACATTATTCAAGCACTGTCTGCAGCTCGCAACATTGGATCTCCACAACACAGAAATCACAATGGATGTGCTACGCCAG TTTGAAGGGTGGGAAGAATTTGATGAACGCCGGCGCTCAAAGCATCAGAAGCAGCTGGATTTTAGAGTTGTTAGCTCTGCTCAATTCGATGAAGGCGCTGATAAAAACTAA
- the LOC107927102 gene encoding LRR repeats and ubiquitin-like domain-containing protein At2g30105 isoform X1, with the protein MSKDDGESSADINITVKFSGRSIPISIPKDSTIKQLKSHLQPLTNVLPRGQKLIFKGKLLVDAMTLKESEVMNGAKLMLMASQGLHQGGGPILKEAQTRPISRGKETEYKRPDARTEIVMEKDRLQRWKTTGVIALADCNLKAIPNEVWDCGSSARVLDVNNNSIQDVPNKISCLNSIQKLFLDGNGISDEAIRWEGLASLKYLTVLSFTRNQLMNLPSALGSLTSLRQLHVANNKLTSLPNEIGMLTRLEVLKANNNRITTVPECIGECSSLIEVDLSANLLSELPDTLGNLHNLKALHLSNNGLKSLPCTLFKHCLQLATLDLHNTEITMDVLRQGGKNLMNAGAQSIRSSWILELLALLNSMKALIKTNSFSYITL; encoded by the exons atgaGCAAAGACGATGGTGAAAGCAGCGCAGATATCAACATAACTGTGAAGTTCAGCGGAAGATCCATACCAATTTCCATACCTAAGGATTCAACCATCAAACAACTCAAATCCCATCTCCAGCCTCTCACCAATGTTCTTCCTCGCGGCCAAAAGCTTATTTTCAAAg GGAAGCTTTTGGTGGATGCAATGACGTTGAAGGAATCAGAGGTCATGAATGGAGCCAAGCTCATGCTTATGGCTTCCCAGGGTTTACACCAAGGG GGTGGTCCTATTCTAAAAGAAGCTCAAACTCGGCCTATTTCAAGGGGGAAAGAAACTGAGTATAAAAGACCTGATGCGAGGACTGAAATTGTCATGGAAAAAGACCGTTTGCAACGATGGAAAACTACCGGAGTTATTGCATTAGCAGACTGTAATTTGAAG GCCATACCCAATGAAGTATGGGATTGCGGATCTTCTGCAAGAGTCCTAGATGTCAATAACAACAGCATCCAAGATGTACCAAACAAAATCAGCTGTTTGAATTCCATTCAG AAACTGTTCCTCGATGGTAATGGCATTTCGGATGAAGCCATTCGATGGGAAGGATTGGCATCTTTGAAGTATTTAACAGTTCTATCCTTCACTCGGAACCA GTTGATGAATTTACCTTCTGCACTTGGTTCTCTGACTTCTCTAAGGCAACTCCATGTCGCCAACAATAAGTTGACTAGCCTTCCAAATGAAATAGGCATGCTAACTCGGCTTGAAGTTTTGAAGGCCAATAATAATAG GATAACCACTGTTCCAGAATGCATTGGAGAATGTAGTTCTCTTATTGAG GTCGATCTTTCAGCGAATCTTCTGTCAGAGCTTCCGGACACATTGGGCAATTTGCACAATTTAAAG GCTTTGCATCTCAGTAATAATGGCCTGAAGTCCCTGCCTTGTACATTATTCAAGCACTGTCTGCAGCTCGCAACATTGGATCTCCACAACACAGAAATCACAATGGATGTGCTACGCCAG GGTGGGAAGAATTTGATGAACGCCGGCGCTCAAAGCATCAGAAGCAGCTGGATTTTAGAGTTGTTAGCTCTGCTCAATTCGATGAAGGCGCTGATAAAAACTAATTCCTTCTCTTACATCACTTTGTAG